One part of the Herbiconiux aconitum genome encodes these proteins:
- a CDS encoding DUF2207 domain-containing protein: MTGEAHDDAVRADDEPPPDHIPDPRPKPTPLWALLSRWLLALEAWLRSHGGAPLRRSLWAFWGVVALAGGVLLFGPVINPPLTLDDITDAASDATDQWIARDFDADYTITRAPDGRLQADVVETIDAFFPDDLAASEAGGIVRVLPTQYQGHALAPEAIEATLDGEPLAIDRAESSDQLTLTLDASRGASAGGNGDANSAAKLTGDHEFILSYTLHDLAYESVDEATGAPVDLLAWDVFGPSWPQAFSGLDVTVTLPDELDDSLVRQPRGILAWTLLGAGAWLEPEPDSPPGQVTYNFTNDQNMPPHAQARFTMAFADGTFTMPPPTPLFLVQTFGPLLPLVFLALTLLLALAARAVAWSDERGRPWFVAQFSPPDGVSARTAAQILGTPRPLELATALTSAQRASKADRRDRFEAAARAANRTGRAGDRMRALLVYLRAPERGVQLTEGFRRIPSGFVRDLFIAAPLALTLLQWGIVRQLSHQTTLAVVWWPVAFVLVSSAVSIVVLAIALSARPLTRSGALVKQHLQGIAVFAERTQLLERATVSDKLLPYVVLTENPRTAGRRVAELIAHDLGDARAGSGWRTLDFVSGPRILLRTVAVLLLAGAITGAALLPNPYPRSFDPLSYSGDIPGTYFNTVDSAEIAAELARTDDGRAHLTVTETLTVSFDDGGSAVPQFTQQWPDRIEGQDVGLQVSDVRVDGQGAPYTTSRDGDTLLLATRFTEVLSGAHEVQIDYTVDSAAVAAANQAGTVVDRVRWAALLEGWEYSSQWGNDPATDPLTIEFRMSDDLSALATAAGWITEDTDAYQSPRQWAETVIPFGSFGTDEASTTSESSSARDAASEHRLDLRETDSGYPFELTVTDLGVLADFPAGTFAGPDAGALQLQQVRSVLPMVFVLGLGGVALGIGILSVVAARIRGSRRLRPGALRDAIWWLGTSTAVSTVWLFVWASSDMPDDWPEFPPLGIAALAAILGGTLSLLFTLREQPRPAGGSTAASGSRTASDTRAATAALKPRSRRRPGRRRR, translated from the coding sequence GTGACGGGGGAAGCGCACGACGACGCGGTGCGTGCTGACGACGAGCCACCGCCCGACCACATCCCCGACCCCCGACCGAAACCGACACCGCTCTGGGCCCTGCTCTCGCGCTGGCTGCTCGCCCTCGAAGCGTGGCTGCGCTCGCACGGCGGGGCACCTCTCCGCCGCAGCCTCTGGGCCTTCTGGGGTGTGGTCGCCCTCGCGGGCGGCGTGCTGCTCTTCGGCCCGGTGATCAACCCGCCTCTCACGCTGGACGACATCACCGACGCCGCCTCCGACGCCACCGACCAGTGGATCGCCCGTGACTTCGACGCCGACTACACCATCACCCGCGCACCCGACGGACGGCTGCAGGCGGATGTCGTCGAGACGATCGACGCCTTCTTCCCCGACGACCTCGCCGCCTCGGAGGCCGGCGGTATCGTTCGCGTGCTCCCCACCCAGTACCAGGGGCATGCCCTGGCGCCGGAGGCGATCGAGGCCACCCTCGACGGCGAACCCCTGGCAATCGACCGGGCCGAGAGCAGCGACCAGCTGACGCTCACGCTCGACGCGAGCAGGGGCGCGAGCGCGGGCGGGAACGGGGACGCGAACAGCGCGGCGAAACTCACCGGCGACCACGAGTTCATCCTGAGCTACACCCTCCACGACCTCGCCTACGAGTCCGTCGACGAGGCGACGGGCGCCCCCGTCGACCTCCTCGCCTGGGACGTCTTCGGCCCCTCATGGCCTCAGGCATTCAGCGGCCTCGACGTCACGGTCACGCTGCCCGACGAGCTCGACGACTCCCTCGTGCGTCAGCCTCGCGGCATCCTGGCCTGGACGCTGCTCGGCGCCGGCGCCTGGCTCGAGCCCGAACCCGACAGCCCACCCGGCCAGGTCACCTACAACTTCACCAACGACCAGAACATGCCGCCCCACGCCCAGGCGCGCTTCACGATGGCCTTCGCCGACGGCACCTTCACGATGCCTCCGCCGACGCCGTTGTTCCTCGTGCAGACCTTCGGTCCGCTCCTGCCACTCGTCTTCCTCGCCCTCACCCTGCTGCTCGCGCTCGCCGCCCGGGCGGTGGCGTGGAGCGACGAGCGCGGTCGCCCCTGGTTCGTCGCCCAGTTCAGCCCACCGGATGGCGTCAGCGCCCGCACGGCCGCCCAGATCCTGGGCACTCCCCGCCCGCTCGAACTGGCAACGGCCCTCACCTCGGCGCAGCGCGCGTCGAAGGCCGACCGCCGAGACCGCTTCGAAGCGGCGGCGCGCGCGGCGAACCGCACCGGGCGAGCGGGCGACCGGATGCGCGCCCTCCTCGTCTACCTCCGCGCCCCGGAGCGAGGGGTCCAGCTCACGGAGGGTTTCCGCCGCATCCCGAGCGGCTTCGTGCGTGACCTCTTCATCGCCGCGCCGCTCGCGTTGACGTTGCTGCAGTGGGGCATCGTGCGCCAGCTCTCGCACCAGACCACTCTGGCGGTGGTGTGGTGGCCGGTCGCGTTCGTGCTCGTCTCCTCGGCCGTCTCCATCGTGGTGCTCGCGATCGCGCTCTCGGCGCGGCCTCTCACCCGGAGCGGTGCTCTCGTGAAGCAGCATCTCCAGGGCATCGCGGTTTTCGCCGAGCGCACTCAGCTTCTCGAACGCGCGACGGTGAGCGACAAGCTCCTCCCCTACGTGGTGCTGACGGAGAATCCGCGCACCGCCGGCCGACGCGTGGCCGAGCTGATCGCGCACGATCTCGGTGATGCCCGAGCGGGTTCAGGATGGCGCACTCTCGACTTCGTGAGCGGCCCGCGCATCCTCCTGCGAACGGTGGCGGTGCTCCTCCTCGCGGGCGCGATCACCGGCGCCGCTCTGCTGCCGAACCCGTACCCGCGGTCGTTCGATCCGCTCTCCTATTCGGGCGACATCCCCGGAACGTACTTCAACACGGTCGACTCGGCCGAGATCGCCGCCGAACTCGCCAGAACCGATGACGGTCGCGCGCACCTGACGGTGACCGAGACGCTCACCGTCAGTTTCGACGACGGGGGCTCGGCGGTGCCGCAGTTCACGCAGCAGTGGCCCGACCGCATCGAGGGCCAGGATGTCGGATTGCAGGTCTCCGATGTGCGGGTCGACGGCCAGGGCGCTCCGTATACGACGTCGCGCGACGGCGACACGCTGCTGCTCGCGACCCGGTTCACCGAGGTGCTGAGCGGTGCGCACGAGGTGCAGATCGACTACACCGTCGACTCGGCGGCGGTCGCGGCGGCGAACCAGGCGGGCACGGTGGTCGATCGCGTGCGCTGGGCCGCCCTGCTCGAGGGCTGGGAGTACTCGAGCCAATGGGGCAACGACCCGGCCACCGACCCCCTCACGATCGAGTTCCGGATGTCGGACGACCTCTCCGCCCTCGCCACCGCGGCCGGCTGGATCACCGAAGACACCGATGCGTACCAGAGCCCGCGCCAGTGGGCCGAGACCGTCATCCCGTTCGGCAGCTTCGGCACCGATGAGGCGTCGACGACGTCGGAATCGTCGTCGGCTCGCGATGCCGCATCCGAGCACCGACTCGACCTGCGCGAGACCGACAGCGGTTATCCGTTCGAGCTCACCGTGACCGACCTCGGGGTGCTGGCCGACTTCCCGGCGGGCACGTTCGCGGGCCCCGATGCGGGCGCACTGCAGTTGCAGCAGGTGCGAAGTGTGCTGCCGATGGTGTTCGTGCTCGGGCTCGGCGGAGTGGCGCTCGGCATCGGCATCCTGAGCGTCGTGGCCGCACGCATCCGTGGGTCTCGTCGTCTGCGGCCGGGCGCTCTACGCGACGCGATCTGGTGGCTCGGCACCTCCACCGCCGTCTCGACCGTGTGGCTCTTCGTCTGGGCGAGCTCCGACATGCCCGACGATTGGCCCGAGTTCCCCCCGCTCGGCATCGCGGCCCTGGCGGCCATCCTCGGCGGCACGCTGAGCCTTCTCTTCACCCTCCGGGAGCAGCCCCGCCCCGCCGGCGGCAGTACTGCCGCCTCCGGCTCCCGCACCGCCTCCGACACCCGTGCTGCCACGGCCGCCCTCAAGCCCCGCTCGCGCCGTCGCCCCGGCCGCCGCAGGCGCTGA
- a CDS encoding SDR family oxidoreductase — MEPMEPLVIFVMGRTTYTDMRRMEALVAASGLDVTIVRPSGLFDADAVSDYRVELHDHGPGRPHLGRSAASARLLPCRGAELGHEHG; from the coding sequence ATGGAGCCGATGGAGCCGCTCGTGATCTTCGTGATGGGCCGCACGACCTACACCGACATGCGGCGCATGGAGGCCCTGGTCGCGGCGAGCGGTCTCGACGTCACGATCGTGCGCCCCTCCGGCTTGTTCGACGCGGATGCGGTGAGCGACTACCGGGTCGAACTTCATGATCACGGCCCTGGCCGACCCCACCTGGGTCGGTCGGCCGCGAGTGCTCGACTTCTTCCGTGCAGAGGCGCTGAACTAGGCCACGAGCACGGTTAA
- a CDS encoding NYN domain-containing protein, with protein sequence MIRQFAILIRMIVGIYIDGFNLYYGARAICGRSTPGWRWLDLRGLAERLILSHSRWSGSTETRVVYCTARISGSGNTSGQQDQDVYLRALRAAGSVDEIAFGNYVSRVSTSPLATADSRGRPVIHRPSWPIMVQDGAGAPQADARFMASVARREEKGSDVNVASHLLIDVLETRVDAVIVVSNDSDLEFPVREARKRVPVGLVNPTAGFPAGRLNGDPAEGVGGHWWHRLSRDELCQSQLPASLGRLSKPDEW encoded by the coding sequence ATGATCAGACAGTTCGCTATCCTGATCCGCATGATCGTCGGCATCTACATCGATGGGTTCAACCTCTATTACGGAGCGCGCGCGATCTGCGGCCGTTCGACGCCGGGCTGGCGTTGGTTGGATCTCCGTGGGCTTGCCGAGCGATTGATCCTGTCGCATTCGCGGTGGAGCGGATCGACTGAGACGAGGGTCGTGTACTGCACTGCGCGCATCAGCGGCTCGGGGAATACCAGTGGGCAGCAGGATCAGGACGTGTATCTCCGTGCGCTTCGGGCTGCTGGGTCTGTTGACGAGATCGCCTTCGGCAATTACGTCTCCCGCGTTTCGACGTCACCGTTGGCGACAGCGGATTCGCGCGGGCGGCCCGTTATTCATCGTCCTTCATGGCCGATCATGGTTCAGGATGGGGCGGGCGCGCCTCAAGCCGACGCAAGGTTCATGGCATCGGTTGCGCGACGGGAAGAGAAGGGAAGCGACGTCAATGTCGCTTCCCATCTGCTCATCGATGTCTTGGAGACACGCGTTGACGCCGTGATCGTGGTGAGTAACGACAGCGACCTCGAGTTTCCCGTGCGGGAGGCACGCAAGCGGGTGCCGGTCGGTCTTGTGAATCCGACCGCAGGCTTTCCCGCCGGACGCTTGAATGGGGACCCAGCCGAAGGCGTGGGTGGGCATTGGTGGCACCGACTCAGCCGCGATGAACTGTGCCAATCGCAGCTGCCCGCGTCGCTAGGAAGATTGTCGAAGCCAGACGAATGGTAG
- a CDS encoding ABC1 kinase family protein: MTTVRPDRGDEVPAARVARARYRRILRFAAWNLAVTWWYELLLPRIGLTRVAERTRSKRMQRFARRFHVLAVDLGGLMIKVGQFMSSRLDVLPPEITKELEGLQDEVPAVPFPLIQQLAEAELGMPLSRAYSWVDPNPVAAASLGQAHRARLAPLDAADTGLSGVVIKVQRPGIDSIVTVDLAALRRVGGWLSHVRLVYSRVDAPALVEEFAATSLEEIDYLHEAASSVRFAEEFAGDSRVAVPEVVWERTTRRVLTLEDVTAIKITDAAALAAAGIDPAEVAPVFAAVMFDQLFTNGFFHADPHPGNIFVTPVAVADGSDALPWKLTFIDFGMMGEVGASTRSGLRKMLIAAASRDGKGLVEAAREVGVLLPTADTSELERAMTHLFGRFGGMGFAELREVDPREFREFAVEFGDVVRSLPFQLPENFLLVIRAMSLTSGVCSALDPAFNLWDSVEPYAQQLIREERGNVVQDVGKQAVSNLGLVWRLPKRIDELVTRIDDGSVAFRSPDLEKRVGRLERSVGRIVSAVLFGALLVAGAVLRADDAVFGTVLMIVSVVPLLHALFAGRRAR, from the coding sequence GTGACGACGGTTCGACCCGACCGCGGAGACGAGGTTCCCGCGGCACGGGTTGCCCGCGCGCGGTACCGCCGCATCCTTCGGTTCGCGGCGTGGAACCTCGCGGTGACGTGGTGGTACGAGCTGTTGCTGCCGCGCATCGGACTCACGAGGGTCGCTGAGCGCACCCGGTCGAAACGGATGCAGCGCTTCGCGCGACGCTTCCACGTGCTCGCCGTCGATCTCGGCGGGTTGATGATCAAGGTCGGGCAGTTCATGTCGTCGCGCCTCGACGTGCTGCCGCCGGAGATCACCAAAGAACTCGAAGGGCTGCAGGACGAAGTGCCTGCCGTGCCGTTCCCACTCATCCAGCAGCTCGCCGAGGCCGAGCTGGGCATGCCGCTGTCGCGTGCCTACTCGTGGGTCGACCCGAATCCGGTCGCCGCGGCATCCCTCGGTCAAGCGCATCGGGCCCGGCTCGCCCCGCTCGACGCGGCCGACACCGGTCTGAGCGGTGTGGTGATCAAGGTGCAGCGGCCGGGCATCGACTCGATCGTCACGGTCGACCTGGCGGCGCTGCGTCGCGTGGGCGGATGGCTCAGCCATGTGCGGCTCGTGTATTCGCGGGTCGACGCGCCGGCGCTCGTCGAGGAGTTTGCCGCGACCTCGCTCGAAGAGATCGACTACCTGCACGAAGCCGCGAGCTCAGTGCGGTTCGCCGAGGAGTTCGCCGGCGACTCGCGGGTGGCGGTGCCGGAAGTCGTGTGGGAGCGCACCACTCGCCGCGTGCTCACCCTCGAAGACGTCACCGCCATCAAGATCACGGATGCCGCGGCTCTCGCTGCGGCCGGGATCGACCCGGCCGAGGTGGCTCCGGTGTTCGCTGCCGTGATGTTCGATCAGCTCTTCACGAACGGGTTCTTCCACGCCGATCCGCACCCCGGGAACATCTTCGTGACGCCCGTCGCCGTCGCGGATGGCTCGGACGCGCTGCCGTGGAAACTCACGTTCATCGACTTCGGCATGATGGGCGAGGTCGGTGCGTCGACGCGCAGCGGCCTTCGCAAGATGCTCATCGCGGCCGCTTCGCGCGACGGCAAGGGGCTCGTGGAGGCCGCGCGCGAGGTGGGTGTGCTGCTTCCGACGGCCGACACCTCCGAGCTCGAGCGCGCCATGACGCACCTGTTCGGCCGGTTCGGGGGGATGGGATTCGCCGAGTTGCGCGAGGTCGATCCGCGCGAGTTCCGCGAGTTCGCGGTGGAGTTCGGCGACGTGGTGCGGTCGTTGCCGTTCCAGCTGCCCGAGAACTTTTTGCTCGTCATCCGGGCCATGTCGCTCACCTCAGGGGTGTGCAGCGCGCTCGATCCGGCGTTCAACCTGTGGGATTCGGTCGAGCCCTACGCGCAGCAGCTCATCCGCGAGGAGCGCGGGAACGTGGTGCAGGATGTCGGTAAGCAGGCCGTCTCGAACCTCGGGCTCGTGTGGCGCTTGCCGAAGCGGATCGATGAGCTCGTCACGCGCATCGACGACGGGTCGGTGGCGTTCCGGAGTCCCGATCTCGAGAAGCGGGTGGGGCGCCTCGAGCGGTCGGTGGGGCGGATCGTCTCGGCGGTGCTGTTCGGTGCGTTGCTCGTGGCGGGGGCTGTGCTGCGGGCCGACGACGCGGTGTTCGGAACGGTGCTGATGATCGTGTCGGTCGTGCCGCTGCTGCACGCGCTGTTCGCGGGCCGTCGAGCGCGCTGA
- a CDS encoding PadR family transcriptional regulator, whose protein sequence is MGNSFPNGAFGTGTGNAADGIWQAMEQFRARFEKKVGSRVGKGDVRAAVLALLAERPMHGYQIIHEIEERSGGSWKPSPGSVYPTLQLLADEGLIAAEESNGRKTYALTDAGRAVAASAGATAPWASDSTGADDDKGDFAALPKAGFELAQAAAQVGRTGTPEQVKQAVAELEDARRRIYSILAQN, encoded by the coding sequence ATGGGCAACTCATTCCCCAACGGAGCATTCGGCACCGGCACAGGCAACGCCGCAGACGGCATCTGGCAGGCGATGGAACAGTTCCGCGCCCGATTCGAGAAGAAGGTCGGCAGCCGCGTCGGCAAGGGCGACGTGCGCGCCGCCGTGCTCGCATTGCTCGCCGAGCGGCCGATGCACGGCTACCAGATCATCCACGAGATCGAGGAGCGCAGCGGCGGCAGTTGGAAGCCGAGCCCCGGATCGGTCTACCCGACACTTCAGCTGCTGGCCGACGAGGGTCTCATCGCCGCCGAGGAGTCCAACGGGCGCAAGACCTACGCCCTCACCGACGCCGGGCGCGCCGTGGCCGCGAGTGCCGGCGCAACGGCACCCTGGGCATCCGACTCCACCGGAGCCGACGACGACAAGGGCGACTTCGCCGCACTGCCCAAGGCTGGCTTCGAGCTCGCCCAGGCCGCAGCCCAGGTGGGCCGAACCGGCACCCCCGAGCAGGTCAAGCAGGCCGTGGCCGAGCTCGAGGATGCTCGCCGCCGGATCTACTCGATCCTCGCCCAGAACTGA
- a CDS encoding G5 domain-containing protein, protein MTTALPPAGWFPDPHDATQQRWWDGTTWTEFTTAWATTAGDPAVTPQEAPGTTVATAPARWRPTPLTWTVGAIAVVCGIVILPTLGIGGFLVAVSLFALGAGIWTIVKRRPSWLNLSPTRGAGAAVLGISFAILLLGSLIAIPPQQSSSPETANIADAIDPVAGAATEPSAAAHPKKSSSPTATTAPTPAPVKTTQMVDVPEPIAFAQESYEEPTLDIGTNAVVTAGAQGTKISRWEIALVDGVEVSRVLISETVTVPPVNEVTAVGTRQPPPAPEPESEQAQGDGCDPNYEWGCVPIASDVDCPGGSGNGPAYAPGTVHVIGNDIYDLDRDGDGIACD, encoded by the coding sequence ATGACGACGGCTCTTCCTCCTGCTGGCTGGTTTCCCGATCCGCACGATGCCACGCAGCAGCGATGGTGGGACGGCACCACCTGGACAGAGTTCACGACGGCGTGGGCCACGACTGCGGGTGACCCCGCGGTGACACCTCAGGAGGCCCCTGGAACGACAGTCGCGACCGCTCCCGCTCGGTGGCGCCCGACGCCTCTGACGTGGACCGTCGGCGCGATCGCGGTCGTCTGTGGCATCGTCATCCTGCCGACGCTAGGCATCGGCGGCTTCCTGGTGGCTGTTTCCCTGTTCGCGCTCGGTGCCGGCATCTGGACGATCGTCAAGAGGCGACCGAGCTGGCTGAACCTATCCCCCACGCGCGGAGCAGGCGCGGCCGTGCTGGGCATTTCTTTCGCAATACTCCTGCTCGGCTCACTCATCGCGATCCCGCCACAACAATCGAGTTCACCCGAAACAGCGAATATCGCCGATGCGATCGACCCGGTCGCAGGAGCGGCGACCGAGCCGAGTGCCGCGGCGCACCCGAAGAAGAGTTCGTCTCCGACGGCCACCACAGCACCGACTCCGGCGCCGGTCAAGACGACGCAGATGGTCGACGTTCCCGAGCCGATCGCCTTCGCGCAAGAGAGTTACGAAGAACCGACGCTGGACATCGGAACCAACGCGGTCGTCACGGCAGGGGCGCAGGGAACGAAGATTTCGAGATGGGAGATCGCGCTGGTCGACGGTGTCGAAGTAAGCCGCGTGCTCATTTCAGAAACTGTGACCGTCCCACCGGTGAACGAAGTGACAGCGGTCGGCACCCGGCAGCCTCCCCCGGCCCCGGAGCCGGAATCCGAACAGGCTCAGGGCGATGGATGCGACCCCAACTACGAGTGGGGATGCGTCCCGATCGCCTCCGACGTCGATTGCCCAGGCGGAAGTGGCAACGGCCCCGCTTATGCGCCCGGAACAGTGCATGTCATCGGCAACGACATCTACGACCTCGACCGCGACGGCGACGGAATCGCGTGCGACTGA